GTTTATTATCGCCTTTATTATAGAGAAAAGATGTTCTTATGAGGACATCTTTTTTTGTGTGAAAAGGAATTTGTCATAAATTGTAGAATACAAAAAACTGAAAGGATGTGATGATATGTTTATCGCAAGGAGAGAAAATGGTGAAAAGATTCATCTTCTATACAACCGTGATGAAAAGCTCTTGCATAGAATGCGTAAAAGGGAGCGCTTTTTTTGTCCATCTTGCGGGAAGGAAGTAAAGCTTAAACTAGGAAAACAAAAGAGGTGGCATTTCGCTCATAAAAAAGTGGAACAATGTATTGTCCATTATGAGGCAGAATCAATGTACCATATGCAAGGGAAGGAACAGTTGTATAGGTGGTTAAAGTCACAAAGATTTCAAGTTGAAATCGAGTACTACCTCCCCGAGATTCGGCAACGGCCAGATCTTTTTATAGAGAGAGAAGAGAGAAAGATTGCGATTGAGTATCAATGTGCATCGCTATCTATAGAGCAATTATTAAAAAGAACCTTTGCTTACTGGAAAGCCGGAATACAAGTGATTTGGATACTTGGCGGAAAGCAACTAAAAAGGAATTCCTCTTATTGGATTTCATTATCTTCGTTTCATTCGTTTTGTATGCAGTCTTATCCTCAACCCTTACTCTTCTTTTTTTGCCCAAAGCAAAAGACATTTATGAAATGTTCATTTTTGACCCCGTTTTCCTCGAATGTTTATTTTTCACATACAATTTATTTACCGATGCACATCATTACTTTTGAAGAACTATTTCATCCAATTCCTTTTTTGAAAAACAAATTAGAGCTAGAGTGGACAAATAAGAAGAAGTATTTTCGTACGAATGCTTTACCTATTTGGAACTATAATCATAAATCATTGTTACGTCTTTTATATCAATTTAAACTTACTCCAGCTAGTTTTCCTTCTGAAATTGGTGTTCCACTTCCATCTGCCTTTTCATTTCAAACACATCTGTTCATATGGCAAGCGTATCTTTATATGAAGTTTATAGGTAGCCGTAAAGTAGGGGATTCCTTTTCGCTACAGACAACGTGTAACTATCTAAAGAAATATACGAAGAGGCGTCTATTACCGTATTTTGCACAAAATATATGGCGGTTAGCAGTTGAAGAGTATATGATCTTTTTATGTTATGCCGGTGTGCTTCATAAAGTAGGGACGCATAAGTACAGGAAAATAAGGGGGATAATTATACCTAAAACAGAAGAAGAGGTAGACGAATATGACGCAGTTTGTTTGACGTACGCACTATCTTTATTTGAAGCAAAGTACAACATGAGAGAAGGAAAAGCGGATATAATAAAAGAGCATCATGAAGGAATTACATAAGAAAAATCGAATTGTACTTAAGTAGCGATCAAAAGGAGGGCTTAACGAATGTCTGAACAAAAACCAAAAGCATTACCAGAGCGTAGTGAGGTTGAAGAAGTAAATACATGGCGCCTAGAAGATATTTTCCAAACGGATGCAGAGTGGGAAAAAGAATTCCAAGCTATTAAAGAGCTATTACCAAAGTTAATTGAATTTAAAGGGAAACTTGGTGATTCTGCAAGTACGTTACTCGCAACGTTACAATATGAAGATGAAATTTCAATGCGATTAGGTAAGTTATATACATATGCTCATATGCGTTACGATCAAGATACAACAAATTCTGTTTATCAAGCATTGAATGATCGTGCAACGAGCTTATATTCACAAGTATCAAGTAGTACGGCGTATATCGTTCCAGAAATTTTAGCAATTTCAGAAGAAACGTTACAAGCTTTCTTGAAAGAAAATAGAGAACTGAGTGTGTATGAGCATGCATTAGAAGAAATTACACGTCAGCGTCCACACGTACTATCAGAAGCGGAAGAAGCATTATTAGCAGAAGCATCTGAAGTGATGAGTGCATCAAGCAATACATTTGGTATGTTGAATAACGCGGATTTAAAATTCCCATCTATTAAAGGTGAAGATGGTGAAGAAGTAGAAGTAACACATGGCCGCTACATTCAATTTTTAGAAAGTGATGATCGCCGTGTTCGTCATGATGCATTCCATGCTGTTTTTGAAACGTACGGAAAGTATAAAAACACATTTGCAAGTACGCTAAGTGGGGCAGTAAAACGTAATAATTTCAATGCACGTGTTCGTAAATACGATTCTGCACGCCAGGCTGCATTAAGCAATAATAACATTCCTGAAACGGTATATGATCAGCTTGTTGAAACAGTGAATGATAACTTACATTTATTACATCGTTATATCGATATTCGTAAGCGTGCATTGGGTCTTGACGAACTTCATATGTACGATTTATATACACCACTTGTACCAGAAGCGAAGATGAGTGTGAAATATGAAGAAGCACAAGACATGTTATTGAAATCATTACATGTACTTGGTGATGAGTATGTTGAAATTTTAAAAGAAGCATATGAAAATCGCTGGGTAGATGTATATGAGAATAAAGGAAAACGAAGCGGTGCTTACTCATCTGGTGCATACGGGACAAATCCTTATATCTTAATGAACTGGCATGATAATGTAGACAATCTATTTACACTTGCGCATGAGTTTGGTCATTCTGTACATAGTTACTACACAAGAAAGACTCAACCACATGTATACGGTGATTATTCAATCTTCGTTGCAGAAGTTGCATCAACTTGTAATGAAGCTCTTTTAAATGATTACTTATTAAAAACGACAGAAGATAAAAAAGAGCGTTTATATTTATTAAATCATTATTTAGAAGGATTCCGCGGGACTGTATTCCGTCAAACGATGTTTGCAGAGTTTGAGCATATCATCCATAAGAAGGTACAAGAAGGACATGCAGTTACACCAGATATGTTAACGGAAATTTACTACGATTTAAATAAAAAATATTTCGGTGACGCTTTAGTGATCGATAAAGAAATTGGTTTAGAGTGGTCTCGTATTCCGCACTTCTATTACAACTACTATGTATATCAATATGCAACAGGATTCAGTGCAGCGACAGCTTTATCAAAACAAATTTTAGAAGAAGGACAACCAGCAGTAGAACGCTATATTAATGAGTTCTTAAAAGCTGGAAGCTCCGACTACCCAATTGAAGTGTTGAAAAAAGCAGGAGTAGATATGGCATCTCCAGAGCCTGTTAAAGAAGCACTGCAAGTATTTGAAGAGAAATTAAATGAACTAGAAGCGTTATTATTTGAAGAAAAATAGTAGTGTATAAAAAAGACGAGAAAACTCTCGTCTTTTTTTCGTTTTAAAAACCTTTAAATCGCTTCCTATGATTGACATAGGAGAGGCTAACGACGATGATTCCGAACAAAAGAGGGAAGGCTACAATCTTCGGGAAGGCTTGCAATAGTGAAAGGATATATAAGAAAAAGGAAACAATAATCCCTAAGAAAAGAAGAAAAACATGGGCTCTTTTCATAAAAACACCTCCTAAATGGCTTTTTATATAGCTTATTCATAAATGAAAACGTTTAGAATGTGACAAAAGTGTGAAATTCGACAAAAGGGGTTGTCATCTGACGTCGAATCTTGTAATATAATAAGCGTGAACGAATTCACATACAAACATATACCCCTTTGTTTGAACGTGAAAATTTCTCCCATCCCCTTTAATATTTTTATAAGCCGTAAAGAAAAAGACCTGGTGTTTACACCAGGTCTTTTTCTATCCATTTCCAATAACGCTCACATTTCATTTCGACCAATCGTACTTTTCTTTTTAGTAATAGTTTTTTAAGTTCACACTCTATTTCTTGTTGTGAGCAGTCATATATAAAGGCGATTTCTTTTGAAGACATAAATTGAGCTGCTTCTAGTAAAGCTTCTAACGGTGGTAATGGTTCAGGCTCGATATCGCACTTTACAATTTCTTTTAATAGCTGCACATATACATCATAGGAATAAATTCCCGCAATTTTAATGCCTTCCTCATTGGAATTTGCATGAAAGAATACGAGGGAAGGAATTTCAGTAATATGCATTTCATTTGTGAATTTTAAATCGCATTGGAATGCTTTTTTTGCACTAGCAGAATGCAAATCTTTTTTAAATTCGTAAGCGTCAATTCCGCTATCTTCAGCACATGCAAGTAATAATTCAATGCTAGGATTCGATGCATTTTCAAGAGAAATGTATTCTTGGAGTTTTCGCAAAAACTTCGAACCTGCTTTTCGGCCTTGTAACTCCGCCGCTTTAATTGCCATCGAAACTAAATACGGTGTTGATGAGGCATCTTGCATATGTACCTTTCCGTCGCATGAGAAACCTTGCAAACTCGTTGTCTTTTCCCACACAAATCGAATATTAGCAGGTTTATTCCATTTGTGTGAGGAAGCACTCGCTCCGTCCACTTTGCCGGTTAATATGTGCCGGATAGAGAAATAATTTCCATATTCAAGCCATAGTTTAATGATAAACGGCTCGATCTCCCAGCAATCTTTACAAAGTGGATCAATAAATAAATATGCTTCTACAGATTTATGCTCGCACTTGGAAGGAGAAGGCATATTCATATGCTTTGCTTCCTGTTTATCCATTACACTTCACCTGTTTCATCTGGAGTATTAACCATATGTTGTGCAGTTAATGCTAAACGTTCAAAAACAAAGTCTCTCACGTGACCGTGTACGCCTGTGTCGTCCATTGCTTGTTCCATACATGAAAGCCATGCTTTTGCGCGCTTTGGTGTAATCTCAAAAGGGAGATGGCGTGCTCTTAACATAGGATGTCCATGTTCTTCTGTATACAAATTAGGACCACCCAAATATTGTGTTAAAAATTGTTTCTGCTTCCTAGCTGTCTCTGTCAAGTCTTCTGGGAAGATGGGAGATAAGTCAGGGTGTTTACTGACATAGGAATAAAATGTATCGACTAATATTGCAATGCATTGTTCACCGCCAATTGCTTCAAATGGTGTCATCGGTTGATTGCTCATCCTTTATAAACTCCTTTTTCCATGAAATGTATATCTATTGTAGCAATGGATTGTTATGAAGAGCAACTAAACAGCCTTCGTCTCATCCTTTGCTCAATTATATGTTTTATAGGCAAATCTTTTTCCTTATCTTTCTGAAAGGTGAAACATAACAATCAGTGAGTTACATATTCACTGATGGAAATTTCACTTTAGCGTGCTTTGTTTTGTTTGGCAAGGAAAAAACGTTGCACTTTGTTATTCGTATGACGAACTGGTATGTCATGTTGTTTTAATACATGCATAAATGCCGCTTTACCAGTCGTTTCATCTTGTACTTCATATTCAAGTTCATAATCATCGTGATTGTAATAGAAACTATGATCAAAGACAAGTGTTCCGCCTTTGAATGAAGTTTCTGCTCTTTCTGTTGTTAAACTACCCATATAAGTTAAAGCTGAAACGGGGATTTGTAATTCATGTAGTTGATCTGCTACGACCCCTTGGATGATTTCATTTGTTTCCATCATAAGGTAGGCTTCTTCCTCTGTTAAAAATTGATGTGTTTCTAATAACCCAATTTCAGCAGGTTGTTTTAATGTTAATGTATAAGTTCCATCTTTATGACGAATGCGAAGTGCAGAACCAGATTCTTTTAAAGAAAAATGCGGCGTTTCAAAGTAGTGATTGACTTGTTTTATAAATGTTTCAATAGAAAATGCTTTGCATAATGTTTGGAACTCTTCTTTTGTGACCATATTTTTAAATTCGATTTCGATTTCTTGTGTCATTGTATACGCTCCTTCTGAAAAGTAATTCTTTACACATTATCGCTTTTTCACAAATTTGGTTCAATGTTTTATTTGTTTGCGTCCATGTTATGATACAATAATAGTGTTAAGTAAGACAGGAAGTTGATATGGAGGAGTTAGAGCATGCAAAATAAAATCCAAGTTAAGAGCGTAGAAGAAAGAGAGAATGCTCTTATTTTTTGTGCGGAAAATACTGAAGTAGAGGTAAAGGAGTTAAGTGCGCGTAATCACGTACTTGTGGACTCGGACAACTTATCATTTTTATATATTTTAGAAAACGAATCATCTTTCATTTATGTAAGTATTCCACATACGTGCTGGGAAGCGATGTATGATGCAATGAAGAAAGATAAGGCAATGTACATTCGTGTAAACGATGTTGAAATCGAATTAGAACAATTAAAAGAAGAAGTAGAATATTTAGTTGGAAATATTGAAGGTAATGCAAATTACGGAGAAGAACTAGTAACTGCTGTAGAAAAAGTATTTCTATAAGCAAATGGATTGATTTTGGTGGTGGTTGAAATGAATCGAAATTGGGAAGAATTTTTAGCGCCGTACCACCAAGCGGTGGCAGAGCTAAAAGTGAAACTAAAAGGGATGCGTGCTCAGTTTACAATGTTAACGGAACACTCTCCAATCGAGTTCGTAACAGGACGGGTAAAGTCGGTTGCAAGTATTATTGATAAAGCGGAAAAGAGAAAT
The DNA window shown above is from Bacillus clarus and carries:
- the pepF gene encoding oligoendopeptidase F, producing MSEQKPKALPERSEVEEVNTWRLEDIFQTDAEWEKEFQAIKELLPKLIEFKGKLGDSASTLLATLQYEDEISMRLGKLYTYAHMRYDQDTTNSVYQALNDRATSLYSQVSSSTAYIVPEILAISEETLQAFLKENRELSVYEHALEEITRQRPHVLSEAEEALLAEASEVMSASSNTFGMLNNADLKFPSIKGEDGEEVEVTHGRYIQFLESDDRRVRHDAFHAVFETYGKYKNTFASTLSGAVKRNNFNARVRKYDSARQAALSNNNIPETVYDQLVETVNDNLHLLHRYIDIRKRALGLDELHMYDLYTPLVPEAKMSVKYEEAQDMLLKSLHVLGDEYVEILKEAYENRWVDVYENKGKRSGAYSSGAYGTNPYILMNWHDNVDNLFTLAHEFGHSVHSYYTRKTQPHVYGDYSIFVAEVASTCNEALLNDYLLKTTEDKKERLYLLNHYLEGFRGTVFRQTMFAEFEHIIHKKVQEGHAVTPDMLTEIYYDLNKKYFGDALVIDKEIGLEWSRIPHFYYNYYVYQYATGFSAATALSKQILEEGQPAVERYINEFLKAGSSDYPIEVLKKAGVDMASPEPVKEALQVFEEKLNELEALLFEEK
- a CDS encoding CYTH domain-containing protein produces the protein MTQEIEIEFKNMVTKEEFQTLCKAFSIETFIKQVNHYFETPHFSLKESGSALRIRHKDGTYTLTLKQPAEIGLLETHQFLTEEEAYLMMETNEIIQGVVADQLHELQIPVSALTYMGSLTTERAETSFKGGTLVFDHSFYYNHDDYELEYEVQDETTGKAAFMHVLKQHDIPVRHTNNKVQRFFLAKQNKAR
- a CDS encoding globin produces the protein MSNQPMTPFEAIGGEQCIAILVDTFYSYVSKHPDLSPIFPEDLTETARKQKQFLTQYLGGPNLYTEEHGHPMLRARHLPFEITPKRAKAWLSCMEQAMDDTGVHGHVRDFVFERLALTAQHMVNTPDETGEV
- a CDS encoding competence protein CoiA, which gives rise to MFIARRENGEKIHLLYNRDEKLLHRMRKRERFFCPSCGKEVKLKLGKQKRWHFAHKKVEQCIVHYEAESMYHMQGKEQLYRWLKSQRFQVEIEYYLPEIRQRPDLFIEREERKIAIEYQCASLSIEQLLKRTFAYWKAGIQVIWILGGKQLKRNSSYWISLSSFHSFCMQSYPQPLLFFFCPKQKTFMKCSFLTPFSSNVYFSHTIYLPMHIITFEELFHPIPFLKNKLELEWTNKKKYFRTNALPIWNYNHKSLLRLLYQFKLTPASFPSEIGVPLPSAFSFQTHLFIWQAYLYMKFIGSRKVGDSFSLQTTCNYLKKYTKRRLLPYFAQNIWRLAVEEYMIFLCYAGVLHKVGTHKYRKIRGIIIPKTEEEVDEYDAVCLTYALSLFEAKYNMREGKADIIKEHHEGIT
- a CDS encoding ClpXP adapter SpxH family protein, whose translation is MDKQEAKHMNMPSPSKCEHKSVEAYLFIDPLCKDCWEIEPFIIKLWLEYGNYFSIRHILTGKVDGASASSHKWNKPANIRFVWEKTTSLQGFSCDGKVHMQDASSTPYLVSMAIKAAELQGRKAGSKFLRKLQEYISLENASNPSIELLLACAEDSGIDAYEFKKDLHSASAKKAFQCDLKFTNEMHITEIPSLVFFHANSNEEGIKIAGIYSYDVYVQLLKEIVKCDIEPEPLPPLEALLEAAQFMSSKEIAFIYDCSQQEIECELKKLLLKRKVRLVEMKCERYWKWIEKDLV